TAAAAGCTCATCAAGCGGACAAAATAGGGTTTAAAAAAATCAAAATCCAAACCTACCGCTGGCCAGGTCAAGGGCAAAAAGTTTTGCTTGTTCACGGTTGGGATAGCCATAGCTTCCGTTGGAAAACTCTGATAAACAAATTACAAGCTAAAGATTTTGACATCACCGCTTTTGATGCACCAGCTCACGGATATTCAGAAGGCAATATTTTAAATGTTCCTATCTATCATGAAGTTTTACAATTGATGATAAAAGAGTATTCACCAGATATTCTTATCGGTCACAGTATCGGTGCTATGACTTGTATTTACAATCAATATGAAGCTCAAAACCGAGCTATAAAAAAAATAGTTTTGTTAGGATCACCTTCTGAGATGCAAAGATTTATGAGTGGTTTTCAAAAGATATTAGGCTTGAGTCACAATTTTATGCAAGCCATTGAGAACTATTTTGAAAATCGCTACAATTATAGTTTTGAAGCATTTTCTGTAGCCAAGTTTGCAACCACAATAAATACAAATTCTTTAATTATCCATGATAAATTTGACAAAATTGTGCCATATAAAGAAGCTATTGAAATCAACAAATCTTTAAAAAACTCAACTTTAATGTTGACAGAAGGTGCTGGTCATTCCTTAAATAACGAAAATATAAACACGGCTATTTTAAAATTTATCTTAATCTAATAATGGAGTTTCCAATTCGTATCAATAAATACCTAAGTCAAGTTGGCTATTGTTCTCGACGAGAAGCAGATAAACTTTTAACCCAAAATGCCATTTTAATCAATGATAAATTACCTGAATTAGGCACCAAAGTCCAAAGTGGCGATATAGTGAAAGTCAACGGTAAGGTGATAACCGCTCAAGAAGATAAAAAAGTTTATATGATTTTTAATAAACCTAAAGGTATTGTTTGCACAACAGATTCTAGTGTTGAGAAAAATAACATTATTGATTATATCAATTATCCTACGCGGATTTATCCCATAGGTCGTTTAGATAAAATGAGTGAAGGTTTAATATTTTTAACCAATGATGGCGAAATTGTCAACAAAATACTACGTGCAAGACATTATCACGAAAAAGAATATATAGTCAAAGTGAATAAACCTATCAGTAAGGCTTTTTTAAATGAAATGCAAAACGGGGTAAAAATATTAAACACCAAAACAAGACCTTGTAAGCTTAAAAAAGTGAATCAAAACACCTTTAAAATCATTTTAACTCAAGGTTTAAACAGACAAATAAGAAGAATGTGTGAAGCTTTAGGCTATCGAGTTATTGCTTTAAAACGTATAAGAATTATGCATATTTCTCTTGACATTCCAGTTGGACAATACCGTATGTTTACCGATGAAGAATTAAAAGAATTTCAGTAAGAACTTTAATTTTTTAAAAAAACAAAAGACAAATCTTCCTTTTCATTCAAGGTCTTG
This genomic window from Flavobacterium sp. CS20 contains:
- a CDS encoding alpha/beta hydrolase, whose product is MVKTLIKSFLPKLMGLRLMTLYKIKPEKAIRKAFLLFCTPRKGFIKPHQKDFLKAHQADKIGFKKIKIQTYRWPGQGQKVLLVHGWDSHSFRWKTLINKLQAKDFDITAFDAPAHGYSEGNILNVPIYHEVLQLMIKEYSPDILIGHSIGAMTCIYNQYEAQNRAIKKIVLLGSPSEMQRFMSGFQKILGLSHNFMQAIENYFENRYNYSFEAFSVAKFATTINTNSLIIHDKFDKIVPYKEAIEINKSLKNSTLMLTEGAGHSLNNENINTAILKFILI
- a CDS encoding pseudouridine synthase — translated: MEFPIRINKYLSQVGYCSRREADKLLTQNAILINDKLPELGTKVQSGDIVKVNGKVITAQEDKKVYMIFNKPKGIVCTTDSSVEKNNIIDYINYPTRIYPIGRLDKMSEGLIFLTNDGEIVNKILRARHYHEKEYIVKVNKPISKAFLNEMQNGVKILNTKTRPCKLKKVNQNTFKIILTQGLNRQIRRMCEALGYRVIALKRIRIMHISLDIPVGQYRMFTDEELKEFQ